The sequence AGAAACAGCAGATTGGCCCCACTTGCCAAGAACATCTGTCCCTCATCTGGCATGGCTTAGGCCCAGTCCAAGAGAGTATGCAGAACAGGCTATCTACTTGGGAACAGCCTAAATGCcccagaattttaaagaaaaggataaaTGAGTGTTTCACACACAGAATTGACCCATGGCCACTTTAAACCGGACTTCGCCTGTTTATTTGGGCAAAAGCCTTATCATTATCAGGGATTCTTAAGCTTGAGCCTGCATGGGAATCACCTGAGAGCTCTTTAACACAGTTTGTTGAGCCCCACTTCTAGAATTCACTTTAACATGCCTGGGGTGGACCTGAGAATTTGCATAACCAGTCCCCAAGTGATGTCAATGCTGCCAGTCTAGCACTATGCTTTGAGAATCACTCAAAGCATATTTCTAAATATGCTTTATTAAGAGAAAGGCTGGGAGAAACCCTCATATACAAGGCAGACTCTCCATCAAGATTTCAGTGGAAGAGGGgttggagaaaagagaagtgcAGAAATGAAATCTCAGTGCtcaaaacaacagtaacaacaaaataaCAACAGTAAGTTGACTTCTTATTCACATGgtgaagttaaatcagcaggggtAAGGAAAGGGGTGGGACGGTGGGGAGGATGGAGTTAAAATGAAAGGAGGTCCTGGTCTTCAGGCATTCAAGGACCCAAAATGACCAAACTTTTGCCATCTTCAAGTGGCTTCCAAAGTTTTCCTGGGTGTGATCATCAAACCAGATGAGAAGAGAATGGTGGGTGATATAAAAAACTTTTATGGGGCAGGCCTGGATTTTTACATCATATTCCACTGCTAAGAATTCAGTCACATGGACTCACAGAGATGCACAGGGAATGGAGAACCGCAGTTTCTGGCAAGGCAGCATGTCTCAGGGGAGCAAGAATCTCTGGTGGACATCCAGTAATCTCTGCCACCAAACCCCCTTTCCATGGCAGGCTTCCACCCTTAAGCAAGTCTGAATCTAGGAAATGTAGTACAGATAATTTacatagacattttaatgattaaaatgaaTGTCTGTAACTAAAAGTGATCAAAGGACTTCTTAGTGACTGGATAAAAGTTCCAGGACCCATCCAGGATACGGGTAAGAGGCTGAGACAGTGTTTGCAAGAACAgccaagagaaaaaatgaaacttttacAACTCTGGGGTTCCTCTCTTTAAACATGTTACACTATTCTTTTTTAGAGATTAAGCAAGTTTTTAAGTGAAACAAAGAtttcataatttcatttataaagtCTGATATCTTTTATTATCTATCACTCTTAAAGCAAATGACAAATCTACTTCCCAGGGTTGAAACCTGCTATCACTGAAGATATCTTCAAAATTCACTGCAACTCTGGAAACAAGGATATGCCACAAACACCTGCACTCTGCTTTTTAAGGGGATCACTCTTAATTAATGTAGGCACACTCATTTACCTATGCTTGCCATAAGGTGAAATTACTGCTATGACTTCTCACAATTGAGAAAGTTGGAGAATCAAGCTGCTTGCAAGACTTCTTTCTAGTTATCTCTCTTTTGAAACTCTCTAAAAGTGAATTAACTAATGTGTTTACCATTCACTGAacgggaaaggaaaagaaacatccTTCATGGcctttcattcatttcatcaATCAGGACACACAAGGCAGCATCTTTCTCTATAATCTGATCTCTCCTATGacctgaattttctctttgttgttcaTTCTGTCCAATACAATTGTTGCTGTCATCAGCGTCCATTGGTTCAGTTTTTACTCTGATCCCTGCTTCCGAATGAGGCAAATCATCAGGCAGAGAAGCCAAGCAATTCTGAATCATCTCAATGACTCGTTCCAGATGCTTTTGAAACCTCTCAGCTGTCTCAAGACGTTGACGTTTCTGCACCTCCATCATGACTCTCAAGGTCTCTCTTGCTTGGTGGGGTCGGTATTCATTTATGAGATGATGTACATGTACAAAAAGCAGCTTAAGATCTTCTAGCTTCTCTTCTCGTTTTATACTCCCAGGGCTCCTTATCAAGATATCTAAGAGGTCTAAGAAATTAATAAGGATAGACATATTGAGTTTTCTCAGTTCTTTCTTGTGATCAAACTGCATAGGATGAAGTCGTTCAATACCCTGACTTTCTAAAGGGCGGATGATAAGATCATCACACTGGAACTGGTTGCCAAACATCATGTAACTGTCCTTTATTGGAGGTGGAGGCTTGGGAGCGAGGCCTTCTTGAATATTTTCATCTGTATACTCCTTGATGTACTGCATcggagggggtgggagggcacTCACTTGCTGTGGCTCACCCATTGTGGAAGATCAAGAACCTACAGAAATAAACCATCAaacaaaaaataagaggaaaacaaaacataacaaacacacacacacaaagagaccaAAGATTGAGAGTGGAGCTACAAAACAAACCTGTCACATTCAGTGATTAATGACAGAATATTTTCCCTATTCTCCCATGGCTGTTCGGTGCCCAAGACAAAAATTATCTCCGTCATCTCTAAAACTAACATTTACAACAGGGAAAAGCTGCTATCCTTCTCTAATTAGCATTATATACTCAATCATTCAAGTATTTTTCCAGCTCTACTTAACATTTTCATCAGCACAAAAAACTACTGTAGTATACAGCTGAccttcaaagctatggtttttccagtaatcatgtatggatgtgagagttgtactataaagaaaagctgagcaccgaacaattgatgcttttgaactgtggtgttggagaagactcttgagagtcccctggactgcaaggagatccaaccagtccattctaaaggaaattagtcctgaatattcattggaaggactgatgctgaagctgaaactccaatactttggccacctgatgtgaagaaccgactcatttgaaaagactctgatgctgggaaagattgaaggcaagagaaggggacgacagatgagatggttggatggcatcatcgacttcatggacatgagtttgagtaagctgcaggagttggtgatggactgggaagcctggtgtgctgcagtccatgggatcgcaaagagtcagacacgactgagcgactgaactgaactgatatagctgATCACTGGACAACATCGTTTTGAACTTGCAAAGGTCCACTcacatgtggatttttttcaatagtaaatactagaGTACTACAagatttatggggcttccctggtgactcagtgataaagaacccacctgccaggacaagagatgtgggtttgatccctgggtcaagaagatctcctggggagggaaatggcaacccactccagtattcttgcctgggaaatcccagaggagcctggcgggctagtccatggagttgcaagagtcagacatgacttagtaaataagtaaaaacaagacccatgTTTGGTTAAATCCTCAGATGCAGAACCACAAATAAGAAGGAATGACAGATACAAAAGGTCAATTCTAAGTTATACTGTGCAGAGGCTGGGCATCCCTAACCTCCCAGTTGTTCATGGGTCAACTATATTTTCATCTATAAGTGAAACAGTCTGGATTCCACACCCCTCACCAGTTATGCCTCATTTCTCTATCCTCTCTACAGCCAAACTACACATGCTGTCTCCCCATCTCCATGTTATAATCACTTGTTTTATATTACAGATTGATTTCCAAAACAAACACCTGTAACTCTAAGGAACACTGACAAAATTAACACTGCTCTAGTCTAAACAAACTCACATCATCTGAGCTTCTGTGATCcaattcaacttttttttctaCAATATACTTTACAAATTTTTATAGATTCACTAACTTTTCTACATCCACTACAGAAGTTTCAAACTCAAATATATCTTCAATAACCACAATAACCTCTATCTATTCCATTTTAAGCTTAGGTATATCATAAAATGAGAAGATCCTGAGTGCTCATTTCGACTAATCTTACCAGATTTTCAAGATTTAATTATACAATCCAACATCAGAGATAGCAAGTAATATACTGGAGGCAGAGTCATACTTGGAATTTCTGAGTTACTAAGGGCAACTATGGGGCAGTCCTGAGTTTCCACCAACCTATAGTGGTGAACTGGATACTACTGGGAGTCAACTGGATACTGTGATGAGTTACTCTAACTATACCAAGCTACACTTCACTGCTCTACTAGCtttctgtttatccatttttatcaATATCCAATCTGGAATCAACCTTCTTCCTCCACAAATACTAATCAAATTAATCAACAATCACATGACCAAATTCAATGGACATTTTTCTAAGGTGATCTTAATCTCTCAgcaccattttcttcttttcaaccaAGTCCCCTTCTCCCTCAGCGTCTGTGATCTTACATTTATGTTTTCCTCCTACCTTACTGGAGGCTCCCTCTCAGTCTCCTTTACT is a genomic window of Ovis canadensis isolate MfBH-ARS-UI-01 breed Bighorn chromosome 5, ARS-UI_OviCan_v2, whole genome shotgun sequence containing:
- the MED7 gene encoding mediator of RNA polymerase II transcription subunit 7, translated to MGEPQQVSALPPPPMQYIKEYTDENIQEGLAPKPPPPIKDSYMMFGNQFQCDDLIIRPLESQGIERLHPMQFDHKKELRKLNMSILINFLDLLDILIRSPGSIKREEKLEDLKLLFVHVHHLINEYRPHQARETLRVMMEVQKRQRLETAERFQKHLERVIEMIQNCLASLPDDLPHSEAGIRVKTEPMDADDSNNCIGQNEQQRENSGHRRDQIIEKDAALCVLIDEMNERP